The Pleuronectes platessa chromosome 23, fPlePla1.1, whole genome shotgun sequence genome contains a region encoding:
- the rcor2 gene encoding REST corepressor 2 — protein MPSVMERSGSGVLSRSRAKTVTNGNSLPHSEEESSDEEHAHDSMIRVGGDYQAHIPEFKPDSPTRYNEKDQRSMLVWCPNTLLSDAMLDEYILMSKEKHGYNMEQALGMLLWHKHDVERSLADLANFTPFPDEWTLEDKVLFEQAFSFHGKSFHRIQQMLPDKPISSLVKYYYSWKKTRTRTSVMDRQARRLVSKREREDSNDEVEEGDPGSDSDFDINHKREALKQTPSASSEKPTPSRSGPIKKENIGAQYRHHPLRARRRPPKGMYLEQADIMSLSASQDAGVLSVRQLDTTLVSLKRQVQSIKQNNSSVKQSLNAGVDVFRAAEPTPKMNSRWTTEEQLLAVQAIRRYGKDFAAIAEVIGTKTPAQVSSFFVSYRRRFNLDEVLREWAAEQVATSRDQKDPRRSGEEITAATDGGAEEDEVKMEDIPSDAADSSSPPSSTQTPSSFSQPPPLLRPAPPSAPPSLLRQPPPLQTRPLQNRAPHNHPPPPLIRPAVTTSSSGSSSLRASPPSSSSSSTAAGQLPPSLVGLKVEQSNSH, from the exons ATGCCCTCAGTGATGGAGCGCTCGGGGTCCGGGGTCCTGTCCAGGAGCAGAGCCAAGACTGTAACCAACGGCAACAGCCTACCACActctgaggaggagagcagcgaTGAAGAGCATGCTCATG ACAGTATGATCAGAGTGGGAGGAGACTACCAAGCTCACATCCCAGAGTTCAAACCAG ACAGTCCAACCCGCTACAATGAGAAGGACCAGAGGAGCATGTTGGTGTGGTGTCCCAACACTCTGCTCTCCGATGCCATGT TGGATGAGTACATCCTGATGTCTAAAGAAAAACATGGATACAACATGGAACAG GCCCTGGGCATGTTGCTGTGGCACAAACACGACGTGGAGCGCTCACTGGCCGACCTCGCCAACTTCACCCCCTTCCCGGACGAGTGGACATTGGAGGATAAAGTGCTGTTCGAACAGGCCTTCAGCTTCCACGGCAAGAGCTTCCACCGCATCCAGCAGATG ctgcCAGACAAGCCGATCTCCAGCTTGGTAAAGTACTACTACAGCTGGAAgaagaccaggaccaggacgtCAGTGATGGACCGACAGGCCAGGAGGCTGgtcagcaagagagagagagaagacag TAATGATGAGGTGGAGGAAGGCGATCCCGGAAGCGATAGCGATTTCGATATTAATCACAAGAGAGAG GCGCTGAAACAGACCCCAAGTGCTAGCTCAGAGAAGCCCACCCCCAGTCGCTCTGGACCGATAAAGAAGGAGAATATCGGGGCCCAGTATCGCCACCACCCGCTCCGAGCCCGCCGCAGGCCACCGAAGGGCATGTACCTGGAGCAGGCAGACATCATGTCCCTTTCAGCCTCTCAAGATGCCGGGGTGCTGTCTGTACGACAGCTGGACACGACGCTGGTGTCACTGAAGAGACAA gTTCAGTCCATTAAACAGAACAACAGTAGCGTGAAACAGAGTCTAAATGcaggtgttgatgtgttcagagCAGCTGAG CCTACCCCGAAGATGAACTCTCGTTGGaccacagaggagcagctcctGGCTGTGCAGG ccaTCCGTCGTTATGGTAAAGACTTTGCAGCCATTGCAGAGGTGATAGGAACCAAGACGCCAGCTCAG GTGAGTTCGTTCTTCGTGAGCTACCGGCGCAGGTTCAACCTGGACGAGGTGCTTCGGGAGTGGGCAGCCGAGCAGGTGGCCACCAGCCGCGACCAGAAGGACCCGAGGAGGAGCGGCGAGGAGATCACGGCAGCTACAGATGGAGGTGCAGAGGAGGACGAG gTCAAAATGGAGGACATTCCCTCAGATGCTGCCGACAGCTCCTCCCCCCCGTCTTCCACCCAGACGCCGTCATCTTTCTCCCAGCCTCCACCGCTGCTGCGTCCCGCGCCTCCCTCGGCTCCCCCAAGCCTCCTCCGTCAGCCGCCTCCTCTTCAGACTCGCCCGCTGCAGAACCGAGCGCCCCACAACCACCCGCCACCTCCACTCATCCGTCCCGCGGtgaccacctcctcctcagggaGCTCCAGCCTCAGGGCTTCTCCacccagctcctcttcctccagcacTGCAGCGGGGCAGCTGCCTCCGTCACTGGTCGGGCTCAAGGTGGAGCAGTCCAACTCGCACTGa